A genomic region of Flexivirga oryzae contains the following coding sequences:
- the glmU gene encoding bifunctional UDP-N-acetylglucosamine diphosphorylase/glucosamine-1-phosphate N-acetyltransferase GlmU gives MTATPAAVIVLSAGDGTRMKSRRNKALHAIGGRTLVGHAVSAAVGTGAQYVAVVVRAQKEAVAEAAREISPEIVIAEQDDVYGTGRAAECGLLALPDSLAGTVVVTTGDTPLLTAETLVDLTQDHEHAGAAVTVLTGVLQDASGYGRIVRDEQGAVQAIVEHKQATPEQLQIGEFNSGIFAFDAAVLRDALAEVGVHAEAGEKYLTDVVEVAVRRGLRVNGHVLDDLWQTEGVNDKAQLARLGKELNRRTLDTLMREHGAIVIDPDTTWVDVGVSVGADSVIHPGCQLHGATSIGADCEIGPDTTLVDTEVQDGASVVRTQANLAFIGPGANVGPFSYLRPGTELGRGGKIGGFVETKNAQIGDGAKVPHLTYCGDATIGEGSNIGAGTIFANYDGVTKSHTNVGKHSFVGSNSVIVAPVDIADGVYVAAGSTVVDDVAPGELAISRAKQRDVPGWVAHRRAGTATAAAAEAASHATTDIPPADPDGTDNQEGPTQ, from the coding sequence GTGACTGCAACGCCCGCCGCCGTCATCGTCCTGTCCGCAGGTGACGGCACCCGGATGAAGTCGCGACGCAACAAGGCACTGCACGCCATCGGTGGGCGGACCCTCGTCGGGCACGCCGTCAGCGCCGCGGTCGGCACCGGTGCGCAGTATGTCGCCGTCGTCGTCCGCGCGCAGAAGGAAGCCGTCGCCGAAGCCGCCCGCGAGATCTCCCCGGAGATCGTCATCGCGGAGCAGGACGACGTCTACGGCACCGGGCGCGCGGCCGAGTGCGGTCTGCTGGCCCTGCCCGACTCACTCGCCGGCACCGTCGTCGTCACCACCGGGGACACGCCGCTGCTCACCGCCGAGACGTTGGTCGACCTGACGCAGGACCACGAGCACGCCGGAGCCGCCGTCACCGTGCTGACCGGCGTGCTGCAGGACGCCTCCGGCTATGGTCGCATCGTCCGCGACGAGCAGGGCGCGGTGCAGGCCATCGTCGAGCACAAGCAGGCGACCCCCGAGCAACTGCAGATCGGCGAATTCAACTCCGGCATCTTCGCATTCGACGCGGCCGTGCTGCGCGACGCGCTCGCGGAGGTCGGTGTCCACGCCGAGGCGGGGGAGAAGTACCTCACCGACGTGGTCGAGGTCGCCGTGCGGCGCGGACTGCGGGTCAACGGTCACGTGCTGGACGACCTGTGGCAGACCGAGGGCGTCAACGACAAGGCGCAGCTCGCGCGGCTCGGCAAGGAGCTGAACCGCCGCACGCTCGACACGCTCATGCGCGAGCACGGCGCGATCGTCATCGACCCCGACACCACCTGGGTGGACGTCGGCGTGAGCGTGGGAGCCGACAGCGTCATACATCCGGGGTGTCAGTTGCACGGCGCGACCTCGATCGGTGCCGACTGTGAGATCGGCCCGGACACCACCCTGGTCGACACGGAGGTGCAGGACGGCGCGAGCGTCGTACGCACCCAGGCGAACCTGGCCTTCATCGGCCCCGGCGCGAACGTCGGACCGTTCTCCTACCTGCGGCCCGGCACCGAACTCGGCCGGGGCGGCAAGATCGGCGGTTTCGTCGAGACCAAGAACGCCCAGATCGGGGACGGCGCCAAGGTGCCGCACCTGACCTACTGCGGCGACGCGACCATCGGTGAGGGCAGCAACATCGGCGCCGGCACGATCTTCGCCAACTACGACGGCGTCACCAAGAGCCACACCAACGTGGGCAAGCACAGCTTCGTCGGCAGCAACTCGGTCATCGTCGCTCCGGTCGACATCGCGGACGGGGTGTATGTCGCGGCCGGTTCCACCGTCGTCGACGACGTCGCCCCCGGGGAACTGGCCATCTCCCGGGCCAAGCAGCGCGACGTCCCCGGCTGGGTGGCGCACCGGCGTGCCGGCACCGCGACCGCGGCCGCCGCCGAGGCAGCCTCGCACGCCACCACCGACATACCGCCGGCCGACCCCGACGGCACGGACAACCAGGAAGGTCCCACTCAGTAA
- a CDS encoding glyoxalase, with translation MTQQRISVTGLHHVQLACPPGAEDRLRQFYGGLLGLPEIPKPPALAARGGCWFAVGDTHELHCGVEEPFTPARKAHPCLLVSDVDAAAAAVDAAGGAVRWDDGIPGVRRFHTDDACGNRVELQQAPVRAS, from the coding sequence GTGACGCAGCAACGCATTTCGGTCACCGGCCTGCACCATGTCCAGCTCGCCTGCCCGCCGGGTGCGGAGGACCGGTTGCGACAGTTCTACGGCGGGTTGCTCGGGCTGCCCGAGATCCCGAAGCCGCCGGCGCTCGCGGCGCGCGGCGGTTGCTGGTTCGCGGTCGGTGACACCCACGAATTGCATTGCGGCGTGGAGGAACCCTTCACGCCGGCACGCAAGGCACACCCGTGCCTGCTCGTGTCCGACGTCGACGCGGCCGCGGCGGCGGTCGACGCCGCGGGAGGGGCGGTCCGCTGGGACGACGGCATACCCGGTGTCCGCCGGTTCCACACCGACGATGCGTGCGGTAACCGGGTCGAGTTGCAGCAGGCGCCGGTCAGAGCGTCTTGA
- a CDS encoding immunity protein Imm33 domain-containing protein produces MAFGFRKKKEAQPPSGAPVEFIPQAGACLVTTHVRDRVGRVKFMHRDESKAPADNGWRIFGEHDTQEYMNQGNPFVIMDYNQACAIEPALIGIYDFPVGSDLRIERDDRIRVIDVTTGREIPEENFYVPPQFRA; encoded by the coding sequence GTGGCATTCGGTTTCCGGAAGAAGAAGGAAGCGCAACCGCCCAGTGGCGCCCCGGTGGAATTCATCCCGCAGGCGGGCGCCTGCTTGGTCACCACGCACGTGCGGGACCGCGTCGGCCGGGTGAAGTTCATGCACCGCGACGAGTCGAAGGCGCCGGCGGACAACGGCTGGCGCATCTTCGGTGAGCACGACACCCAGGAGTACATGAACCAGGGCAACCCGTTCGTCATCATGGACTACAACCAGGCCTGCGCCATCGAGCCCGCGCTGATCGGCATCTACGACTTCCCGGTCGGCAGCGACCTGCGGATCGAGCGGGACGACCGCATCCGGGTCATCGACGTCACGACCGGGCGGGAGATCCCCGAGGAGAACTTCTACGTCCCGCCGCAGTTCCGGGCCTGA
- a CDS encoding sterol desaturase family protein: MRLDLTVLAIPGFIGAMAAEYAWQRKHPAPPGTRAGDYEFKDTMASLSMGLGSLVAPYVSKTLIGPLAGRGRAARTAMTVAIGATAATTALDVIRKLRSDDFGAAGVADWDTRVLQRTQAPSDGAPVRPVLERITGRVAGIAVASTALVVATEWGARTTGEKFFGRTPLDLGDGALVATLAVLGWDFIYYWNHRLDHEVRWMWAMHEVHHSSEHYNLSTALRQPWGDTMTLYIPYSLLALVGVRPRHIINARAINLLYQFWIHTEAVRSIGWLEKVLNTPSHHRVHHGTNSEYLDRNHGSILIVWDKLFGTFEAENSQPVYGLTKNIDTFNPIRIAGHEWVDMFEQVTGADTWGGRWSYLLRSPGWAYSHRRSAATVA, translated from the coding sequence ATGAGACTGGACCTCACCGTGCTGGCTATTCCGGGCTTCATCGGTGCAATGGCTGCCGAATACGCCTGGCAGCGCAAACATCCGGCACCGCCAGGGACACGGGCCGGTGACTACGAGTTCAAGGACACGATGGCGAGCCTGTCGATGGGCCTCGGGTCGCTGGTGGCGCCATACGTCTCCAAGACGCTGATCGGGCCGCTCGCCGGGCGCGGTCGAGCGGCGAGGACGGCGATGACGGTCGCGATCGGCGCGACCGCGGCCACCACGGCACTGGACGTCATCCGCAAGTTGCGCAGCGACGACTTCGGCGCGGCCGGTGTCGCCGACTGGGACACCCGTGTCCTCCAACGGACCCAGGCCCCGTCGGACGGTGCGCCGGTCAGACCGGTCCTGGAACGGATCACCGGCCGGGTCGCCGGCATTGCCGTCGCGTCCACCGCGCTGGTCGTCGCCACCGAATGGGGCGCGCGCACCACCGGGGAGAAGTTCTTCGGCCGCACCCCGCTCGACCTCGGCGACGGCGCACTCGTCGCCACGCTGGCGGTGCTCGGCTGGGACTTCATCTACTACTGGAACCATCGGCTCGACCACGAGGTGCGCTGGATGTGGGCCATGCACGAGGTCCACCACTCCAGCGAGCACTACAACCTCTCGACCGCCCTACGACAGCCGTGGGGCGACACGATGACGCTCTACATCCCCTACAGCCTGCTGGCCCTGGTCGGCGTGCGCCCGCGGCACATCATCAACGCGCGTGCGATCAACCTGCTCTACCAGTTCTGGATCCACACCGAGGCGGTTCGCTCGATCGGGTGGCTGGAGAAGGTGCTCAACACGCCGTCGCACCACCGCGTGCACCACGGCACCAACAGCGAGTACCTGGACCGCAACCACGGCAGCATCCTGATCGTCTGGGACAAGCTGTTCGGCACCTTCGAGGCCGAAAACTCCCAGCCGGTCTACGGATTGACGAAGAACATCGACACGTTCAACCCGATCAGGATCGCCGGTCACGAATGGGTCGACATGTTCGAGCAGGTGACGGGTGCCGACACCTGGGGCGGCCGGTGGTCCTACCTGCTGCGCTCGCCCGGGTGGGCCTACTCCCACCGCAGGAGCGCGGCGACAGTCGCCTGA
- a CDS encoding MarR family winged helix-turn-helix transcriptional regulator gives MVAERDEVDQIVEAWRRERADLDVEPLQVLSRVSRLARLLDQARGRAFTDHGLDGWEFDVLSALRRVGAPYELSPGALVQQTLVTSGTMTNRVDRLESRGFVERHPAPKDRRGVLVRLTPAGRDAVDSAMTELLEQEHEILAHLPSRHRSALAASLRTLLAAVERPAD, from the coding sequence ATGGTGGCGGAACGCGACGAGGTCGACCAGATTGTCGAGGCCTGGCGCCGCGAGCGCGCCGACCTCGATGTCGAGCCACTGCAAGTGCTTTCCCGGGTCTCACGGCTCGCGCGACTGCTCGACCAGGCTCGCGGACGCGCCTTCACCGACCACGGGCTGGACGGCTGGGAGTTCGACGTGCTGTCCGCGCTGCGCCGCGTCGGGGCGCCGTACGAGCTGTCACCGGGCGCTCTCGTGCAACAGACCCTGGTCACCAGCGGCACCATGACCAACCGCGTCGACCGACTGGAGAGCCGCGGCTTCGTCGAACGCCACCCGGCACCGAAGGACCGCCGCGGGGTGCTCGTGCGCCTCACCCCGGCCGGTCGCGACGCGGTCGACTCGGCGATGACCGAACTGCTCGAACAGGAGCACGAGATCCTGGCTCACCTACCCAGCCGGCACCGCTCCGCGCTGGCCGCGTCACTGCGCACCCTGCTGGCCGCCGTGGAACGACCCGCGGACTGA
- a CDS encoding ribose-phosphate diphosphokinase has translation MSTGMKRTTEKNLMVFSGRAHHELAEAVAADLGTQLVPTELRDFANTEMYVRFEESVRGCDAFVIQSHTAPINKWIMEHLLMVDALKRASAKRITVVTPFYGYARQDKKSRGREPISARLMADMFKVAGADRLMTVDLHTDQIQGFFDGPVDHLQALPILTEHVASKYGTEELTVVSPDAGRIKVAEQWSRRLDNAPLAFIHKTRDVTKANSSVANRVIGHVEGRTCVLVDDMIDSGGTICHAADALMNDGAASVIIAATHAIFSEPAVQRLRDSVAREIVVTDTLPITPEKEFEKLTALSIAPLLGQAIREVFEDGSVTSMFTP, from the coding sequence ATGAGCACCGGCATGAAACGCACCACGGAGAAGAACCTGATGGTCTTCTCCGGCCGCGCCCACCACGAGCTGGCGGAGGCGGTCGCGGCCGATCTCGGCACTCAGCTGGTGCCGACCGAGCTGCGCGACTTCGCGAACACCGAGATGTACGTGCGGTTCGAGGAATCGGTGCGCGGGTGCGACGCCTTCGTGATCCAGAGCCACACGGCGCCGATCAACAAATGGATCATGGAGCACCTGCTCATGGTCGACGCGTTGAAGCGGGCGAGCGCCAAGCGGATCACCGTCGTCACGCCGTTCTACGGCTACGCCCGCCAGGACAAGAAGTCCCGCGGCCGTGAGCCGATCAGCGCCCGGCTGATGGCGGACATGTTCAAGGTTGCGGGCGCGGACCGCCTGATGACGGTCGACCTGCACACCGACCAGATCCAGGGCTTCTTCGACGGCCCGGTCGACCACCTGCAGGCGCTGCCCATCCTCACCGAGCACGTCGCGAGCAAGTACGGCACCGAGGAGCTCACCGTCGTCTCCCCGGACGCCGGCCGCATCAAGGTCGCCGAGCAGTGGTCGAGGCGGCTGGACAACGCCCCGCTGGCGTTCATCCACAAGACCCGGGACGTCACCAAGGCCAACTCGAGCGTCGCCAACCGGGTGATCGGTCACGTCGAAGGACGCACCTGCGTGCTGGTCGACGACATGATCGACTCCGGCGGCACCATCTGCCACGCGGCGGACGCCCTGATGAACGACGGCGCCGCCAGCGTCATCATCGCCGCGACGCACGCGATCTTCTCCGAGCCGGCCGTGCAGCGACTGCGCGACTCGGTCGCCCGCGAGATCGTCGTGACCGACACGCTGCCGATCACGCCGGAGAAGGAGTTCGAGAAGCTCACCGCGTTGTCCATCGCGCCACTGCTCGGCCAGGCGATCCGCGAGGTGTTCGAGGACGGCTCGGTCACCTCGATGTTCACCCCCTGA
- a CDS encoding methyltransferase domain-containing protein: protein MATWDPGQYERFSDLRNRPFADLVARVGADDPSAVVDLGCGNGPLTLGLADRWPGASITGLDLSATMLERARALDVDDRVEWVLGDVSAWEPSGPTDVIVTNATLQWVPGHLELIARWLRALPAGGWFAMQVPGNFNAPSHRIIREVAREHRRAGDLVGALRESPVETPQRYGEVLAAACGHADVWETTYEQILDPQGTQRSPVLEWVKGTALRPLLDVLDGQEREPFLAELASRFDAAYPRAPHGVVMPFRRIFAVGRKG, encoded by the coding sequence ATGGCGACGTGGGATCCGGGGCAGTACGAACGATTCTCCGATCTGCGCAACCGTCCGTTCGCCGACCTGGTGGCTCGCGTCGGCGCCGACGACCCGAGCGCCGTCGTCGACCTCGGCTGCGGAAACGGCCCGTTGACGCTCGGGCTCGCCGATCGCTGGCCGGGTGCGAGCATCACCGGGCTGGACTTGTCGGCGACGATGCTGGAACGGGCCCGCGCACTGGATGTGGACGACCGAGTCGAGTGGGTGCTCGGCGACGTGTCCGCGTGGGAGCCGTCCGGTCCCACTGACGTGATCGTCACCAACGCCACCCTGCAGTGGGTTCCTGGGCATCTCGAGCTGATCGCGCGGTGGCTGCGGGCGCTGCCGGCCGGTGGCTGGTTCGCGATGCAGGTGCCGGGCAATTTCAACGCCCCGTCGCACCGGATCATCCGCGAGGTCGCACGAGAGCACCGCCGAGCGGGCGACCTGGTGGGTGCGTTGCGCGAGTCGCCGGTCGAGACGCCGCAGCGGTATGGCGAAGTGCTCGCCGCGGCCTGCGGCCATGCCGACGTCTGGGAGACCACGTACGAGCAGATCCTGGATCCGCAAGGAACGCAACGCAGCCCGGTACTGGAGTGGGTCAAGGGCACCGCCCTGCGGCCACTGCTCGACGTGCTGGACGGCCAGGAGCGGGAGCCGTTCCTGGCCGAGCTGGCATCCCGCTTCGACGCGGCGTACCCGAGGGCGCCACACGGGGTCGTGATGCCGTTCCGGCGGATCTTCGCCGTCGGCAGGAAGGGCTGA
- a CDS encoding ABC transporter substrate-binding protein, producing the protein MRFTKVVALTAAGVTAVSLAACSSGGPSESGTQGGNTTAANEQTKAAVAAQDPNLKGPAPAVKGAKNGGTLYIDDSSNPPTMDPAGIYYIDSNAFSSQYLFRTLTQYKIVDGKPVLVPDLAEGVGKPSSDGLTWKFKIKPGLKYSDGSPVKIQDFVYGMERTFDVKGVGANGTGYQMEYLKGGDTYKGPYAQPNVKFPGVTTEGSDTLVFHLTKKVPSFNYFASFPEFTPVPKAKDTKATYQNNPLTTGPYKVQSFTKGQKMILVRNTNWDAKTDPVRHAYPDKVQINFSIEDLPSQQRVLANSGVGANTVNIGAIDASLASKVTGAQKNQFAIGPSSCEFFVEIDTRKVPLDIRKAIGYAWPFNQIRKAGGLSTLNYQPATTFAAPSLQGYKKYPPLPYATGTGNGDPAKAKAILQKANKVGFQLSYYYRSDKPNVVNANNAKKAALKAAGFTVKDIPVSSAEFTKKIADPKAPVNMGQGTPGWCYDWPTGDSQYPPLFNGAGISNGLSVGQFKNAAVNKEMDAISAMDPAKAAPKWAALDKELMTKYVPSLPDYYSMNTATFGKNVKNVELNPILSMPSLSQLWVTQ; encoded by the coding sequence ATGCGTTTCACAAAGGTGGTCGCACTTACGGCTGCGGGTGTCACTGCGGTCTCGCTGGCTGCCTGCAGCAGCGGTGGCCCGTCGGAGTCGGGCACCCAGGGCGGCAACACGACGGCTGCCAACGAGCAGACGAAGGCGGCGGTCGCCGCGCAGGATCCGAACCTGAAGGGTCCGGCGCCGGCGGTCAAGGGCGCCAAGAACGGCGGGACGCTGTACATCGACGATTCGTCGAACCCGCCGACGATGGACCCGGCCGGCATCTACTACATCGACTCGAACGCGTTCTCGTCGCAGTACCTGTTCCGGACGCTGACGCAGTACAAGATCGTCGACGGAAAACCCGTGCTGGTGCCCGACCTGGCCGAAGGTGTCGGCAAGCCGTCCTCCGACGGGCTGACCTGGAAGTTCAAGATCAAGCCCGGTCTGAAGTACTCCGACGGTTCCCCGGTCAAGATCCAGGACTTCGTCTACGGCATGGAGCGCACCTTCGACGTGAAGGGTGTCGGTGCCAACGGGACCGGCTACCAGATGGAGTACCTGAAGGGCGGCGACACCTACAAGGGCCCCTACGCCCAGCCGAACGTGAAGTTCCCCGGCGTCACCACCGAGGGCAGCGACACGCTGGTGTTCCACCTGACGAAGAAGGTCCCGTCGTTCAACTACTTCGCCTCGTTCCCGGAGTTCACCCCGGTGCCGAAGGCCAAGGACACCAAGGCGACATACCAGAACAACCCCCTCACGACCGGCCCCTACAAGGTGCAGTCGTTCACCAAGGGCCAGAAGATGATCCTGGTGCGAAACACCAACTGGGACGCCAAGACCGACCCGGTGCGGCACGCCTACCCGGACAAGGTGCAGATCAACTTCTCCATCGAGGACCTGCCCTCGCAGCAGCGGGTGCTGGCCAACAGCGGAGTCGGCGCCAACACGGTCAACATCGGCGCGATCGACGCCTCGCTGGCCTCGAAGGTCACCGGCGCGCAGAAGAACCAGTTCGCGATCGGCCCGTCCTCGTGCGAGTTCTTTGTGGAGATCGACACCCGCAAGGTGCCGCTGGACATCCGCAAGGCGATCGGTTACGCGTGGCCGTTCAACCAGATCCGCAAGGCCGGCGGCCTGTCGACGCTGAACTACCAGCCGGCCACCACGTTCGCCGCGCCCAGCCTGCAGGGCTACAAGAAATACCCGCCACTGCCGTACGCGACCGGCACCGGCAACGGTGACCCCGCCAAGGCCAAGGCCATCCTGCAGAAGGCGAACAAGGTCGGCTTCCAGCTGTCCTACTACTACCGCAGCGACAAGCCGAACGTCGTCAACGCCAACAACGCCAAGAAGGCGGCGCTGAAGGCGGCGGGCTTCACGGTCAAGGACATCCCGGTGTCCAGCGCCGAGTTCACCAAGAAGATCGCCGACCCGAAGGCTCCGGTCAACATGGGCCAGGGCACCCCGGGCTGGTGCTACGACTGGCCGACCGGCGACTCGCAGTACCCGCCACTGTTCAACGGGGCCGGCATCTCCAACGGTCTGTCGGTGGGTCAGTTCAAGAACGCCGCCGTCAACAAGGAGATGGACGCGATCAGCGCCATGGATCCCGCCAAGGCTGCCCCGAAGTGGGCCGCCCTGGACAAGGAATTGATGACGAAGTACGTCCCGTCCCTGCCGGATTACTACTCGATGAACACCGCGACATTCGGCAAGAACGTCAAGAATGTCGAACTCAACCCGATCCTCAGCATGCCCAGCCTTTCCCAGCTCTGGGTCACGCAATGA
- a CDS encoding helix-turn-helix domain-containing protein, which translates to MITVDLAPRMSSTIRWAPSPVLETLGWLCLTRDGGTDPTYGAPDERARELLDCPDVALVAELLPHGDGPTPDFLVPVPADGPAAAVATAQLDEIRRTDHAIAAVQVWEDLGDRELSTNVSCALRDGTLPARAARGLKSFWENGVAGIWPTAQEALQAEIERCTQLVESGGISAALGAVHDRLSYDDLLQLSSDGPAPETPSELLVIPTALYGPTRLAMRLWGTQPFVAYPVGVAATRSASLAELRRLLGPTRALILRKLTSARTTTELSGELRLAAATVSYHVKVLQRAGLLERSRDRHSVLYELSPTGRQLLTGTP; encoded by the coding sequence GTGATCACGGTTGACCTGGCGCCACGGATGTCCAGCACTATCCGCTGGGCACCCTCGCCGGTCCTGGAGACGCTCGGCTGGCTGTGCCTGACGCGGGACGGGGGTACCGATCCGACCTACGGTGCACCCGACGAGCGGGCCCGGGAACTGCTCGACTGCCCGGATGTCGCCCTGGTCGCCGAGCTGCTGCCGCACGGCGACGGCCCCACCCCGGACTTCCTCGTGCCGGTCCCTGCCGACGGACCCGCCGCCGCGGTCGCAACGGCCCAGCTGGACGAGATCCGCCGCACCGACCACGCGATCGCGGCGGTGCAGGTCTGGGAGGATCTCGGCGACCGCGAACTGTCGACGAACGTGTCCTGCGCCCTGCGGGACGGCACGTTGCCGGCCCGCGCGGCGCGGGGCCTGAAGTCGTTCTGGGAGAACGGCGTTGCGGGAATCTGGCCCACCGCGCAGGAGGCGCTTCAGGCCGAGATCGAACGCTGCACCCAACTCGTTGAGAGCGGCGGCATCAGTGCGGCGCTCGGCGCCGTGCACGATCGCCTCTCCTACGACGATCTGCTGCAGCTGAGCAGCGACGGTCCGGCACCCGAGACCCCCTCCGAGCTGCTGGTCATTCCCACCGCGCTGTACGGACCGACCCGGCTCGCCATGCGTCTGTGGGGCACCCAACCGTTCGTCGCCTACCCGGTCGGGGTCGCCGCGACGCGCTCCGCGTCGCTGGCCGAGTTGCGCCGACTGCTCGGTCCGACCCGGGCCCTGATCCTGCGCAAGCTCACGTCCGCGAGGACCACCACCGAGCTCAGTGGTGAGCTCCGGCTGGCCGCCGCCACCGTGTCGTACCACGTCAAGGTCCTGCAGCGGGCCGGTCTCCTCGAGCGGTCACGTGACCGCCACAGCGTGCTCTACGAGTTGTCGCCCACGGGCCGGCAACTGCTGACCGGCACGCCGTAA
- a CDS encoding TetR/AcrR family transcriptional regulator, producing the protein MPTKKRSRLSAADRREQLISVAQQLFAEHGVQPTTVEDIATAAGVTKPLIYEHFGGKEGLYAVVVDRAMRDLLDQLVGSLTAGGGSRELLERGAVALLTYIEEHPAAFRVLLRDSPTWHGSGSAASILSTVSSHVEAIVIEVFERNDLDVEVVPIYAQMLVGMIGFTGEWWIESGSSLSRDTVAAHMVNLAWHGLGHIEKEPTLKTL; encoded by the coding sequence ATGCCCACGAAGAAACGGTCCCGGCTCTCGGCCGCTGACCGACGCGAACAGCTCATCTCGGTCGCCCAGCAGCTTTTCGCCGAGCACGGCGTCCAACCCACGACCGTCGAAGACATCGCCACGGCAGCGGGCGTCACCAAACCGCTGATCTACGAGCACTTCGGTGGCAAGGAGGGCCTGTATGCCGTGGTCGTCGACCGCGCCATGCGTGACCTGCTCGACCAGCTCGTCGGCTCCCTCACCGCCGGCGGGGGCTCGCGCGAGTTGCTGGAGCGCGGCGCGGTAGCGCTCCTGACCTATATCGAGGAGCACCCTGCGGCGTTCCGGGTGCTGTTGCGCGACTCCCCGACGTGGCACGGCAGCGGGTCCGCCGCGAGCATCCTGTCGACCGTGTCGAGCCACGTTGAGGCGATCGTCATCGAGGTGTTCGAACGCAACGACCTCGATGTCGAGGTCGTGCCGATCTACGCCCAGATGCTGGTCGGGATGATCGGTTTCACCGGCGAGTGGTGGATCGAGTCCGGCTCCTCGCTGTCACGCGACACCGTCGCCGCGCACATGGTCAACCTGGCCTGGCACGGCCTCGGCCACATCGAGAAGGAGCCCACACTCAAGACGCTCTGA